In the Bicyclus anynana chromosome 6, ilBicAnyn1.1, whole genome shotgun sequence genome, one interval contains:
- the LOC112055615 gene encoding achaete-scute complex protein T3: MPMAAIHAYQNLGVNQKLTQLQPAPRRLAPAPVDATRCKKKSYLHQPYPTQPPSVARRNARERNRVKQVNNGFAALRQHIPSAVSAALAGGRGSSRKLSKVDTLRLAVEYIKSLKRLLEESEEGCSETQLSLGLHNNSGPQTPPSSEESHSPAPSLISEGSAGPTCHDAYDSYDPMSPEDEELLDVISWWQQQ, from the coding sequence ATGCCCATGGCGGCGATTCACGCATATCAAAACCTCGGCGTCAACCAAAAGCTCACGCAACTGCAGCCAGCGCCTAGGCGGCTGGCGCCTGCTCCCGTTGACGCGACACGGTGCAAAAAGAAGTCCTACCTCCACCAGCCCTACCCCACCCAACCCCCATCTGTGGCTCGAAGAAATGCAAGGGAAAGGAATCGTGTGAAACAAGTTAACAATGGATTTGCAGCGCTCCGTCAGCATATTCCGTCGGCTGTTTCAGCGGCTCTGGCAGGCGGTAGAGGCTCTTCCAGGAAGTTGAGCAAAGTGGACACTTTAAGATTAGCTGTTGAATATATCAAGAGCTTGAAACGTTTGTTGGAAGAAAGTGAAGAAGGATGTTCGGAGACGCAACTCAGTTTGGGTTTACACAACAACAGTGGACCGCAAACGCCTCCTTCGTCAGAAGAGTCACATTCGCCTGCGCCGTCACTCATATCTGAGGGTTCAGCAGGACCTACCTGTCATGACGCCTATGATTCTTATGACCCCATGAGTCCGGAAGACGAAGAATTGCTTGATGTTATATCCTGGTGGCAGCAACAATGA